DNA sequence from the Penaeus vannamei isolate JL-2024 chromosome 32, ASM4276789v1, whole genome shotgun sequence genome:
CCACATACTTCCGTTCCGATTCCCcgtgaaattgaaaataaaatcattCAAGACCATTCCCAAATCAAGCAAACTCTATTAGCGCATCTCAGACGATGAGGCCACTGATCTCTGGAAATCACTTTCTTGCCCCGAGACGCAAGGCTACCAGCATCCGACGGCCGACGGGGTTCTGCCAGACCAGGAGACCGCTAACCCACAGTATAAAAGGACGTATCATTATGGGTTCATTATCATTCGGACTCGCAGAAGCCCGGGTTGGAGTTCTGTGACCGACGAGCTAGATCATCATGAGAGTTTTGGTGAGGGTTTGTTCAAGATTTGTTTATCAGTAATTATACTGTGCTTGTTCAAATGATTTCAAGTGATTGGTGAAGGATTGGGTAATCTTTGATCGATAGTCGAGATCAGTATGGAAGTTTGACGAGATTTCCTTTGTTTGATTTTGTACTGTCACATTTTCCCTTCGAAAATGAGTGTCCGTCATCTCCCCACAGGCAGCTATCTGTGTACTCGCCGTCGGCGTCAGCGCACAGGTTGGGCCTTCGGGGATCGTCAGTCCCGACGGGGTGAACACCCAGTTCTCCCACGACTTCGCCAACGACGTCGTGCTGGTTGGACCCGCTGGCATCGTCACAAAGTCTGGCGCCAACCGCCAGCTGACCCACGGAGAGGCCACCCTTCACGTTGCCACAGCACCTGCTCCCCTCCCCGTGGCTCAGCTGGTGTCCCAGCGTGGCGTGGTTGGCCACTCTGGCATCGTTCGCCCTGATGGCAACAACGTCCAGTTCACACACGAGCAGGCTAACAACATCGTGCTGGTTGGCCCATCTGGCATCGTCACCAAGGACGGCTCCAACATCCAGCTGACCGACGACCTCCACTTCGTCCAGAAGCGTGACACCTATGGCCATCTGGTGGGAGCCTCAGGAATCGTCACCAGTGACGGCCAGCTGATCCAGTTCGAACCTGGCGTGACTGTCGCCGCCGCTGGACCCTCTGGCGTCGTTCTGTCCAACGGAAAGAACATCCAGCTGTCCGGCAGGCGCAAGCGCGATCTCTCCGGCCATCTGGTGGGAGACTCAGGAATCATCACCAATGACGGTCAGGTGATCCAGCTGGAACCTGGTGTCACGATTGTCCAGGTTGCTCCTTCTGGTATCATTCTGTCCAACGGAAAGAACATCCAGCTGACCGGCAAGCTCCACTCCGTGCATAAGCGTGACACCTATGGCCATCTGGTGGGAGCCTCAGGAATCGTCACCAGTGACGGCCAGCTGATCCAGTTCGAACCTGGTGTAACTGTTGCCTCCGCTGGACCCTCTGGAGTCGTTCTGTCCAATGGAAAGAACATCCAGCTGTCCGGCAGACGTAAGCGTGACACCTATGGCCATCTGGTGGGAGCCTCAGGAATCGTCACCAGCGACGGCCAGCTGATCCAGTTCGAACCTGGCGTGACTGTCGCCGCCGCTGGACCCTCTGGCGTCGTTCTGTCCAACATCCAGCTCACCCTATAATATTGTATGTACAGACTTCCAATAAACCATTACATGAAATTTACATATTGTTTTAAGTTAATTAGGTGTTATCCCTGAATATGCCTCCTTTACACGTAGACAGTTGTACG
Encoded proteins:
- the LOC138867851 gene encoding SUMO-interacting motif-containing protein 1-like, which codes for MRVLAAICVLAVGVSAQVGPSGIVSPDGVNTQFSHDFANDVVLVGPAGIVTKSGANRQLTHGEATLHVATAPAPLPVAQLVSQRGVVGHSGIVRPDGNNVQFTHEQANNIVLVGPSGIVTKDGSNIQLTDDLHFVQKRDTYGHLVGASGIVTSDGQLIQFEPGVTVAAAGPSGVVLSNGKNIQLSGRRKRDLSGHLVGDSGIITNDGQVIQLEPGVTIVQVAPSGIILSNGKNIQLTGKLHSVHKRDTYGHLVGASGIVTSDGQLIQFEPGVTVASAGPSGVVLSNGKNIQLSGRRKRDTYGHLVGASGIVTSDGQLIQFEPGVTVAAAGPSGVVLSNIQLTL